The stretch of DNA TTGTGGCCAACCGCCCACTGTGGCTTTACCGCGTGCTAGCGCTGTTGCTGCTGGGCTTCCAGGCGTTGCGCTTCAACTTTGTGCTTAACCGGGCTGATGTGCACCCCGAGCGCGGCTACGTAGGCGCCCTGGCCTACCTGCTACTGGCCAGCCTCACCTCCGACCTCGATACCCTCTCGCCGCTGCTGGTAGGCCACACGTTTATTATTGCGGCCCTGAGTGCCTTGCTGCCTACCTCACGGGAGGGGTACGATAACCGCCGGCTGTTCAGGGCGGGTTTTCTGGTGGGCGTGGCGGCGCTGTGCTACCTGCCGCTGGCGCTGTTTCTGCTGGTAGGCCTGTTTGCCGTTATCATCTTTGCGGCTAACTCGTTCAGGAGCTTTTTGCTGCTGGTCTGTGGCTTTCTGTTTCCGTATGCAGTGGCAGGCACCTTCTTCCTCTACACCAATTCGCTGGCGGGTTTCGTGCAGTTTCATCTTCAGCCCACACTGCAGGGCCTGGCCAACGAAACCGACGGACTGCCCCTGTGGGTGCTGCTGCGGCTGCTGATTCTGCCGGGCGTGCTGCTGCTGATAGGGCTGGTGCGCAGCTTCACTACGCCGCTGGGCCTGGTATTTCAGGTTAAATTTCAGCAGCTTATGCTAGTGTGGCTGCTAGTGGCAACGGGTATGGCGGCAGTAGGCCGGGGCATGGCTACGGGCACGCTGGTACTGTTTCTGCCGGCCCTCACCTATTACTGCCTGTTTCTGTGGCAAAAAGCCCGTCGGGCCTGGGTGCCCGAAGTACTGCTGGTGCTGGTGCTGGCGGCGGTGGTGGTTATCCGCTACCGCACGGTGCTGCACCTGGAGCGTGTGCTTCAGCTACCGCCTGAGAGCAACTACGCCGTGAACCCCCACCCGAACTACGCCTTTCTGGAAGGCCAGCACCTGCTGGTACTCGGCCCCGACCAGCGCCCCTACCTCAAAAACCGCCTGGCCACCCCGTACCTCGATTGGCAACTGGCGCAGGTCGACTTTGGCCACCTGAACGAGTACGACGCTGTGTTCCGCCTGTCGCAGAACTTCGAGTCGGCGCCTCCCCGCTACCTCATTGATCAGGCCGGACTTATGCCGGAGCTGCAGTACAAAGTGCCCACCATCTTCGGCCGCTACGAGCGTACCAATACCCCCCAGGTGTACCGGCTGACGCGGTGAAACGGTGAGTTGGTGATTACGCAAGTCAGTGAAGTGGCCTAGGCCTGTCATTGCGAGGAAGCATGACGAAGCAACCTTTCCTATTCGCAGTGAGAAGCCTTAATCCTAGAAAAGCCCTTACCTCCTGCGTGGAGGTAAGGGCTTTTACACAGGTCAAAGGTACGCGCGCATCAAAGGAAGGATTGCTTCGCTTCGCTCGCAATGACACTTCACTAACTCACGTAATCACCAACTCACCGCTAGCAGCTGATCTTGTTCACGCGGGTTTGGTGGCGGCCGCCTTCGAAGGCGGTGTTCAGGAACTGGCTGACGATACCGCGGGCAGTTTCCTCGCTGATGAAGCGGGCCGGGATGCAGATGATGTTGGCATCATTGTGCTGGCGGGCCAGTGTAGCCAGCTCCTCTTCCCAGGCAATAGCCGCCCGAATGCCCTGGTGCTTATTGGCCGTGATACACACGCCGTTGGCGGAGCCGCACACCAGAATACCACGCTGCAGCTCACCGCTGGTAATGGCCGAGGCTAGCGGGTGCACAAAGTCGGGGTAATCAACGGAATCAAGGGAGTGGGTGCCGAAGTCGCGGACCTCGTAGCCATTGTCGCGCAGCCACTGGCCTAGCATCTGCTTGTACTCGAAGCCAGCGTGGTCGGAGCCGATGGCAATCAGGTTACTCATATCAAAAGGATTAGGATGGAGCGAAAATGAAAAAGGCTGGCCAGGTAACGAAACGTTCACCGGGCCAGCCCTTGCTTCATGCAAACAAGTAAAATCAGGCTACGCCCTGGTTTTCCGCAAGCTGCGCGTTTAGGGAGGCCGT from Hymenobacter taeanensis encodes:
- the rpiB gene encoding ribose 5-phosphate isomerase B; protein product: MSNLIAIGSDHAGFEYKQMLGQWLRDNGYEVRDFGTHSLDSVDYPDFVHPLASAITSGELQRGILVCGSANGVCITANKHQGIRAAIAWEEELATLARQHNDANIICIPARFISEETARGIVSQFLNTAFEGGRHQTRVNKISC